Proteins from a genomic interval of Benincasa hispida cultivar B227 chromosome 7, ASM972705v1, whole genome shotgun sequence:
- the LOC120081170 gene encoding 17.8 kDa class I heat shock protein-like → MSLIPSFFGGRKSNIFDPFSLDVWDPFDGFSFSNSLANVPSSARETSAFANTRIDWKETPHAHIFTADLPGINKREVKVEVEEGRVLQISGERSKEQEEKNDKWHRIERSSGKFMRRFRLPENAKVEEVKASMENGLLTVTVPKVEQKKPDIKSIEISG, encoded by the coding sequence ATGTCACTGATTCCAAGCTTTTTCGGTGGTCGCAAGAGCAACATCTTCGACCCCTTTTCATTAGACGTTTGGGATCCATTCGATGGATTTTCATTCTCAAATTCGTTGGCTAATGTTCCTTCCTCTGCTCGTGAAACCTCTGCTTTTGCCAACACTCGCATCGACTGGAAGGAAACCCCACATGCCCACATCTTCACTGCCGATCTCCCTGGAATCAACAAACGGGAAGTCAAagttgaggttgaagaaggcaGAGTTTTGCAGATCAGTGGAGAGAGAAGCAAAGAACAGGAAGAGAAGAACGATAAATGGCATAGAATTGAACGAAGCAGTGGGAAGTTCATGAGGAGATTTAGGCTGCCTGAAAATGCTAAAGTTGAAGAGGTGAAAGCCAGTATGGAGAATGGACTTCTCACTGTGACAGTACCAAAAGTGGAACAGAAGAAGCCTGACATCAAATCCATTGAAATCTCTGGTTAA